From one Bacteriovorax sp. BAL6_X genomic stretch:
- a CDS encoding nucleotide pyrophosphohydrolase has product MKSINVEKINSEVSKFISERDWDQFHSIKNLAMALSVETSELVEIFQWLKESESNDIASNTNLKEKLEDEVADIFVYLMRIAIKAGIDIEEVTLRKMHKNAKKYPVEKAKGSAKKYTEL; this is encoded by the coding sequence ATGAAATCGATTAATGTTGAAAAGATTAACTCTGAAGTAAGTAAGTTCATTAGTGAGAGAGACTGGGACCAGTTTCACTCTATCAAAAACCTGGCAATGGCCCTTAGTGTAGAAACCTCTGAACTAGTTGAGATTTTTCAATGGTTAAAAGAAAGTGAGTCTAATGATATTGCTTCAAACACAAATCTTAAAGAGAAGCTTGAGGATGAAGTTGCTGATATATTTGTTTATTTAATGAGAATTGCAATTAAGGCCGGAATTGATATTGAAGAGGTTACTCTTAGAAAAATGCATAAGAATGCGAAAAAATATCCAGTTGAAAAAGCCAAGGGCTCAGCAAAGAAGTATACTGAGCTCTAG
- the rlmF gene encoding 23S rRNA (adenine(1618)-N(6))-methyltransferase RlmF produces the protein MKNENKALHHRNLHNNGYDFEALIKSFPSLAAFVKENQYGNLSVNFSDTEAVLCLNQALLAHYYKVENWSVPKGNLVPPIPGRVDYIHYIADLLAEDNSTKIPVGPKIKGLDIGTGTSCIYPILGNSIYGWKFVGSDISSDAINHANSILKSNANFKKNIKARFQKSTNHIFIDLIKSDEKFDFTMCNPPFYSSQEEADKERATKIKNLNANKAKKGHKPSTKSTFGGVTNELWCEGGEKAFVTNMIQESIEFKDQCRWFTTLISQKENLIELEKELIKQRVSESREIEMIHGNKIAHILAWRF, from the coding sequence ATGAAAAATGAAAATAAAGCATTACATCACAGAAATCTTCACAACAATGGGTATGACTTTGAGGCCTTGATTAAATCATTCCCATCTCTGGCCGCTTTTGTAAAAGAAAACCAATATGGCAATCTGAGTGTAAACTTCTCTGATACAGAAGCAGTTCTATGCTTGAATCAGGCCCTATTAGCTCATTACTACAAAGTTGAAAATTGGAGTGTTCCCAAAGGAAACCTAGTTCCACCAATCCCCGGACGTGTTGATTATATTCATTATATTGCCGATCTTTTAGCTGAAGACAATAGTACAAAAATTCCAGTTGGCCCAAAGATCAAGGGACTTGATATTGGTACGGGAACAAGCTGCATCTATCCTATACTTGGTAATAGTATCTATGGTTGGAAATTTGTTGGTAGTGATATAAGCTCTGATGCCATAAATCATGCCAACTCAATCCTTAAATCGAATGCAAATTTTAAGAAGAATATTAAAGCACGTTTTCAAAAATCAACAAATCATATCTTTATTGACCTAATTAAGAGTGATGAAAAATTTGATTTTACGATGTGTAACCCTCCTTTCTACTCATCACAAGAAGAGGCAGATAAAGAAAGGGCCACAAAGATTAAGAACTTAAATGCAAATAAAGCTAAAAAAGGGCATAAACCTTCTACAAAATCGACTTTCGGTGGTGTTACGAATGAGCTTTGGTGCGAAGGTGGTGAAAAGGCCTTTGTGACAAATATGATTCAAGAGAGTATTGAGTTTAAGGATCAATGTCGCTGGTTTACCACTCTCATCTCTCAAAAAGAGAATCTCATTGAACTAGAGAAAGAGCTTATAAAACAAAGAGTTAGTGAAAGTCGAGAAATTGAGATGATTCATGGAAATAAAATTGCGCATATACTTGCTTGGCGATTTTAA
- a CDS encoding host attachment protein yields the protein MHRSWVVVASKSNARIYERQKRNSLKLIKSFENPKIKLKEGEVDSDRHGSMANSNGHGYQSFTPRKTNKKHREEMFAKEINQFLNQNHNKNSFDDLIIVAENSFLGVIRNNLNSKLNKHVSNFLNKDLGNLPDSEIEKIMAA from the coding sequence ATGCATCGATCATGGGTTGTTGTCGCAAGTAAGTCTAATGCACGTATTTATGAACGGCAAAAAAGAAATAGTCTAAAATTAATCAAGTCTTTTGAGAACCCAAAAATAAAGCTTAAAGAAGGGGAAGTCGATTCTGATCGACACGGCTCAATGGCAAATAGTAATGGCCATGGGTATCAATCATTTACTCCGAGAAAAACTAACAAGAAGCATCGTGAGGAAATGTTTGCTAAAGAGATAAATCAATTCCTCAATCAAAATCATAATAAGAATAGCTTTGATGATTTAATTATTGTTGCTGAAAACTCATTTTTAGGAGTCATTCGAAATAACTTAAATAGTAAGTTGAATAAGCATGTAAGTAACTTTTTGAATAAAGACCTTGGGAACTTACCCGATAGTGAGATTGAAAAAATTATGGCCGCTTAG
- a CDS encoding carbon starvation protein A, producing the protein MIIFLICLVMLALAYIFYSPFVEKQAGIDPSKNTPVTNFEDGVDYVEVSPTKAFLIQFLNIAGVGPIFGPILGAIYGPIALVWIVLGNIIGGSVHDFYSGVLSIKEDGKSLPEIAGHYLNQYFKAIMLLFTAMLLFFVGVVFIMSPAGLISNLDAFKDTIFASNNFWVLVILAYYLLATLLPIDKIITKFYPLFGLLMVVMTVLVAISLILHAPMLPKIENVFAYFSHSHLNYELLNRDPNGPPVWPLLFVTITCGAISGFHSTQAPIIARCLKNEKYVRPVYYGAMLAEGVVACVWALAGISAFPEGYVQLKAVIAQGGPGLVVKQISSTYLGALGGVMAVLAVAIFPITSGDTAFRSLRLTIIDAFNIHQSIKNRLLVSIPILTIAYFMTKIDFSLIWRYFAFSNMLLSTSVLWLATKYLFDRKAIHWVASIPAIVGTSVTISYILTAPIGVNLSKEQAQPIGALVGILCIVLLIFFHRKRYVFN; encoded by the coding sequence ATGATTATTTTTCTCATCTGTCTTGTGATGTTGGCCCTCGCTTATATCTTTTATAGTCCCTTTGTCGAGAAACAAGCAGGAATTGATCCAAGCAAAAATACCCCCGTGACAAATTTCGAAGATGGCGTTGACTATGTTGAGGTGTCACCTACTAAGGCCTTTCTCATTCAATTCTTAAATATCGCCGGGGTGGGACCAATTTTCGGGCCAATACTTGGAGCAATCTATGGACCTATTGCACTCGTGTGGATCGTACTAGGGAATATCATTGGTGGCTCTGTTCATGATTTCTACTCAGGAGTTCTAAGCATTAAAGAAGATGGAAAGAGCTTACCTGAAATTGCTGGTCACTACCTAAATCAATACTTCAAGGCAATCATGTTACTCTTTACAGCGATGCTCCTCTTCTTTGTCGGTGTAGTCTTTATAATGAGTCCAGCGGGTTTAATTAGTAATCTTGACGCCTTTAAAGATACAATATTTGCAAGTAATAATTTTTGGGTTCTAGTTATTCTTGCCTATTACCTACTTGCAACTCTTCTTCCAATCGATAAAATCATAACAAAGTTCTACCCACTATTTGGTCTCTTAATGGTTGTTATGACAGTTTTAGTGGCCATTTCCTTGATACTTCATGCACCAATGCTACCTAAGATAGAAAATGTCTTTGCTTATTTTTCACATTCTCATCTTAACTATGAATTATTAAATCGCGACCCTAATGGGCCACCCGTATGGCCACTACTATTTGTTACGATCACTTGCGGTGCCATCAGTGGTTTTCATTCAACGCAAGCACCAATTATTGCGAGATGTCTTAAAAATGAAAAATATGTCAGGCCTGTTTATTATGGTGCTATGCTAGCAGAGGGGGTTGTAGCCTGTGTTTGGGCACTAGCAGGAATCTCAGCTTTTCCCGAAGGCTATGTCCAGTTAAAGGCAGTCATCGCTCAAGGAGGGCCTGGACTAGTAGTAAAGCAAATTTCTTCAACTTATCTAGGAGCACTAGGTGGAGTCATGGCGGTTCTCGCAGTAGCGATCTTTCCAATAACTTCTGGAGATACGGCCTTTCGTTCACTAAGGCTTACAATAATTGATGCCTTTAATATCCACCAAAGTATAAAGAATCGACTCTTAGTCTCGATCCCAATTTTAACCATTGCCTACTTTATGACAAAGATCGACTTCTCTTTAATTTGGCGATACTTTGCGTTTTCAAATATGCTCTTATCAACGAGTGTGCTGTGGCTAGCAACAAAGTATCTTTTTGATCGAAAGGCCATTCATTGGGTTGCGAGCATACCTGCAATTGTCGGAACATCAGTTACAATATCATATATCCTAACTGCTCCTATAGGAGTGAATCTTTCAAAAGAGCAAGCGCAACCAATCGGTGCTTTAGTAGGAATACTATGTATAGTTTTACTCATTTTTTTTCATCGAAAACGATACGTATTTAACTAG
- a CDS encoding trimeric intracellular cation channel family protein: protein MNEFIYFDYLGTFAFAVTGASVGGKSKLDLFGMLFLAFLTAVGGGTVRDLIIDEPVFWTQNTTYLYIIIFSTLSIFFMRKFYERQSSLLLFLDTLGLGFFVVIGTQKTLLLGFNNETSLLMGVITAVLGGILRSAFSGELSILYQKELYATVAAISSLVFILMSDVDLEPIYPAITVIVTTFILRYGAIKLGLKLPTMKE from the coding sequence ATGAATGAATTTATCTATTTTGATTACCTCGGAACATTTGCATTTGCTGTTACTGGAGCGTCTGTAGGGGGAAAGTCGAAGCTTGATCTCTTTGGCATGCTATTTTTAGCATTTCTAACGGCAGTTGGAGGAGGTACTGTTCGAGACCTCATAATTGATGAACCTGTTTTTTGGACACAGAATACGACTTATCTCTATATTATTATTTTTTCGACGCTATCAATATTTTTTATGCGGAAATTTTATGAGCGCCAAAGCTCTCTCTTACTATTCCTCGATACTCTGGGGCTTGGTTTTTTTGTCGTTATCGGTACTCAAAAGACATTGTTACTTGGATTTAATAATGAAACTTCTCTTCTTATGGGAGTCATAACTGCTGTACTTGGTGGGATCTTACGTTCAGCCTTCAGTGGAGAACTTTCTATACTTTACCAAAAAGAGTTATATGCAACAGTGGCCGCAATTTCATCTCTCGTTTTTATTCTTATGTCTGACGTTGACCTTGAGCCAATTTATCCTGCAATAACCGTTATCGTAACGACTTTTATTCTAAGGTATGGCGCTATAAAACTAGGTTTAAAGCTGCCAACAATGAAAGAGTAA
- a CDS encoding MBL fold metallo-hydrolase, translating into MKSLITLLFTLSIFAANEGPRFSILQTGTAKTLEALIYEKGSLFKTMMVNHVGFIIENKGKYVLFETGLGDEVDQQFNEDMSWWARPLFAYKKLESIKLQLKGKYKIENIILSHAHWDHASGLVDFSSTTTLVSPEEMAEIEHPIANRIFPSQFKRTKTKPFKWKQESYLGFEKYYDVFGDKKVVIVPLFGHTHGSLGLILNGAHKKYFFVGDAIWTTRQLTPIQNKPFISSKLVDTNKEEANKKIKIVKDMQEKGFIIIPTHDYYVHEAIGYYPKWN; encoded by the coding sequence GTGAAATCTCTAATCACACTTCTATTTACACTAAGTATATTTGCAGCAAACGAAGGCCCTCGTTTTTCAATTCTACAAACAGGAACAGCAAAAACACTCGAAGCATTAATATACGAGAAAGGCAGTCTCTTTAAAACAATGATGGTTAATCATGTAGGTTTTATTATTGAAAACAAGGGAAAGTATGTTCTTTTTGAAACAGGTTTAGGAGATGAAGTCGACCAACAGTTCAACGAAGACATGTCTTGGTGGGCAAGGCCACTCTTTGCTTATAAAAAGCTTGAATCAATAAAATTGCAACTTAAAGGTAAATACAAAATTGAAAATATCATTTTATCCCATGCTCACTGGGACCATGCTAGTGGCCTCGTTGATTTTTCTTCGACGACAACTCTAGTAAGCCCTGAAGAAATGGCAGAAATTGAGCATCCTATTGCTAATAGAATATTTCCTTCTCAGTTTAAAAGAACAAAGACAAAACCATTCAAATGGAAACAAGAAAGCTATCTTGGTTTTGAAAAGTATTATGATGTCTTTGGAGATAAGAAGGTCGTTATCGTTCCACTATTTGGACATACTCATGGATCTCTTGGTCTCATTCTAAATGGAGCTCATAAGAAATACTTCTTTGTTGGTGATGCTATATGGACAACAAGACAGCTCACTCCTATTCAAAACAAACCATTCATTTCATCTAAGCTTGTTGATACAAATAAAGAAGAGGCAAATAAGAAAATTAAAATAGTGAAAGATATGCAAGAAAAAGGATTTATTATTATTCCTACACATGACTACTACGTACATGAAGCAATTGGTTACTATCCAAAGTGGAACTAG
- a CDS encoding MerR family transcriptional regulator has product MKIGDLSKQTGIPSSAIRYYEKVELLVPRRSENGYRVYPEEAVDLLKLIIQAKELGFSLAEIKTMANVLATRNPNGRLRKQLNDKLTQLDNQIKVIRKFQKNIRGLLESNCPL; this is encoded by the coding sequence ATGAAGATTGGTGATTTATCTAAGCAAACAGGGATACCTTCATCAGCAATACGCTATTATGAGAAGGTAGAGTTACTCGTTCCAAGAAGAAGTGAAAATGGCTACCGAGTCTATCCTGAAGAGGCGGTTGATCTATTAAAGCTTATTATACAGGCAAAGGAGTTGGGATTCTCTTTAGCAGAAATTAAGACGATGGCAAATGTACTAGCAACAAGAAATCCGAATGGACGTCTTAGAAAGCAGCTAAATGATAAACTGACTCAACTTGACAATCAAATTAAGGTGATTAGAAAGTTTCAAAAAAACATTAGAGGACTTCTGGAGTCTAATTGTCCTCTTTAA
- a CDS encoding Rrf2 family transcriptional regulator, which translates to MRLSSFTDYSLRVLIYIAIKGDERSTVAEIADKYKISRNHLVKVVHNLSSMGIIDSYKGKGGGITLSSTPDEIIIGNLVRALEEDSPLVECFGSAGDCIISPACKLKSALMIAQNQFYEALNAYTLTDFLSNKNKLKSIFKEDN; encoded by the coding sequence ATGCGTTTGTCCAGTTTTACAGATTACAGCCTAAGAGTACTTATATATATCGCCATAAAGGGCGACGAGCGCTCTACTGTGGCCGAAATTGCTGATAAGTACAAGATTTCTCGAAATCACTTAGTAAAGGTTGTTCATAATCTATCATCAATGGGAATCATTGACTCGTATAAAGGAAAAGGTGGAGGCATCACTCTATCGAGTACTCCAGATGAAATTATCATTGGCAACTTAGTACGTGCACTTGAAGAAGACTCTCCCCTAGTGGAATGCTTCGGTAGTGCTGGTGACTGTATCATTAGTCCAGCGTGTAAATTAAAAAGCGCTCTCATGATCGCTCAAAATCAATTCTACGAAGCGTTGAATGCCTACACTCTGACAGACTTTCTCTCCAACAAGAACAAGCTAAAGAGTATCTTTAAAGAGGACAATTAG
- a CDS encoding group 1 truncated hemoglobin, whose translation MSKLFEKIGGRDAVNAAVDVFYNRVLADTRIKHFFEGIDMAAQRRKQIMFLTYAFGGPNTYDGKGMREAHEALVAQGLSDEHFDAVVENLGATLQELGVADELIQEAAAIAESTRLDVLLK comes from the coding sequence ATGTCAAAATTATTTGAAAAAATTGGTGGTAGAGATGCTGTTAATGCAGCAGTTGATGTTTTCTATAATAGAGTTTTAGCAGATACACGTATTAAGCACTTCTTTGAAGGAATTGATATGGCCGCTCAAAGAAGAAAGCAGATCATGTTTCTAACATATGCTTTTGGTGGACCAAATACATATGACGGAAAAGGGATGAGAGAAGCACACGAGGCACTGGTTGCTCAAGGACTAAGTGATGAGCATTTTGATGCCGTTGTTGAAAATCTTGGTGCTACTTTACAAGAATTGGGTGTGGCAGATGAACTAATACAAGAAGCAGCAGCAATTGCTGAGTCGACTAGGCTTGATGTACTTCTTAAATAG
- a CDS encoding NnrS family protein yields the protein MGLQALFSIGFRPFFIMAGLIAALNPIIWVLTYMGHFEVPVINLSSLFWHSHEMLFGFTGALIAGFLLTASANWTGSKPYQGRPLVILVILWLIERLSYFFPLPEVVLLISLNLFFPAVLLMLFKKLQNFPKQKYVFIPMLFGFTISSFLHTWGSLYSEEAFADYGRDIAIGLIRFIILLIAGRVIPFFTRAKIPDVKIDIPNWLNLLSLGSVLLLSFFWDSMNPSVAYISILIIAITSNLFRQSLWRPLTTTSIPILFILHVGIGFINLELILRLVGVFYVRVNQTNAALHMLLAGGLAVVAIGIMTRVSLGHTGRNIIADSWTKVSYLFIIAGALVRSITPMIASQYYLVSLYFAVALWCSGFFIFVLKYFVILTSKRPDAKEY from the coding sequence ATGGGGTTACAGGCACTTTTTTCAATAGGATTTAGGCCATTCTTTATCATGGCCGGATTAATTGCGGCACTTAATCCCATTATTTGGGTTCTTACTTACATGGGACACTTTGAGGTTCCTGTTATTAACTTAAGTTCTCTCTTTTGGCATTCTCACGAAATGCTCTTTGGGTTCACTGGTGCTTTAATTGCTGGGTTTCTTCTTACTGCTAGTGCTAATTGGACGGGGTCAAAACCATATCAAGGAAGACCACTCGTTATATTAGTTATATTGTGGCTCATTGAGCGCTTGTCATATTTCTTTCCTCTACCTGAAGTAGTATTGCTAATTTCTTTAAATCTTTTCTTTCCAGCAGTTCTGTTGATGCTTTTTAAAAAGTTGCAAAATTTTCCAAAACAAAAATATGTTTTTATTCCAATGTTATTTGGTTTCACAATCTCTAGTTTTTTACATACTTGGGGAAGCCTATATTCTGAAGAGGCTTTTGCTGATTATGGAAGGGATATTGCGATTGGTTTAATACGTTTCATTATTTTATTAATAGCTGGCAGAGTCATTCCATTTTTTACTAGAGCTAAAATTCCAGATGTTAAGATTGATATTCCTAATTGGCTTAATCTCTTAAGTTTGGGCTCTGTTTTACTTCTTTCTTTCTTTTGGGATTCAATGAACCCGTCAGTAGCGTATATTTCAATTCTTATAATTGCAATTACCTCGAATCTTTTTAGACAGAGCCTATGGCGTCCTCTAACAACGACAAGTATTCCTATTTTATTTATTCTTCATGTTGGAATTGGTTTTATAAATTTAGAACTGATTTTAAGATTGGTTGGAGTTTTCTATGTTCGTGTTAATCAGACAAATGCAGCACTACATATGTTATTGGCAGGAGGACTCGCCGTTGTTGCTATTGGAATAATGACTCGTGTATCTCTGGGGCATACAGGTCGAAATATTATTGCGGATTCATGGACAAAGGTTTCTTATCTATTCATTATAGCTGGTGCGCTAGTTCGTTCTATAACTCCTATGATTGCATCACAATACTACTTAGTTAGTTTGTATTTTGCAGTGGCATTGTGGTGTTCTGGCTTTTTTATCTTTGTTTTGAAGTACTTTGTTATTTTAACTTCAAAGAGACCCGATGCTAAAGAGTATTAA
- a CDS encoding TrkA C-terminal domain-containing protein — MLALLTLTIILFTSITVVKVATKILVLTGLSDEVARFQAKSALTGTGYTTSESESLVNHPLRRRVLSFLMTISNVGIISVISTAILSFVNIDTTVQGLSRFAIAVFLFSIIIYVTQSKFFNKWLNLKLKKYLNKLSDVELVDYANLLHLGDRFGIGEVYISDKHWFANKNIRELSLPREGLIVLGVQVANGEYLGLPSKDYVITPGDTAILYGRADMLSEISIRTADIGDNERKEAIQKLAGIKKEEKEKEEEIIETREAS; from the coding sequence ATGCTGGCCCTACTAACGTTAACAATCATACTATTTACATCTATTACCGTCGTGAAAGTAGCAACAAAAATCCTGGTTTTAACTGGCCTAAGTGATGAGGTTGCAAGATTTCAAGCAAAGTCAGCTCTAACCGGAACCGGATATACCACTAGTGAGTCAGAAAGTCTTGTCAACCACCCTCTCAGAAGACGCGTTCTAAGTTTTCTTATGACAATTAGTAATGTAGGAATCATCTCCGTCATCTCAACGGCCATTTTATCATTTGTAAATATTGATACGACAGTTCAGGGCCTGAGTCGATTCGCTATTGCAGTCTTCTTATTTTCAATAATTATTTATGTAACTCAGAGTAAATTCTTTAATAAATGGCTTAATTTAAAGTTAAAAAAATATCTCAATAAACTCTCTGATGTCGAGCTTGTAGACTACGCAAATTTACTTCATTTAGGAGACCGCTTTGGTATTGGCGAGGTCTATATTTCCGATAAACACTGGTTTGCCAATAAGAATATTCGAGAGCTCTCTCTACCAAGAGAAGGCCTTATCGTACTAGGAGTTCAAGTTGCAAATGGTGAATACCTAGGCCTTCCCTCAAAAGACTATGTCATCACTCCTGGAGATACGGCCATTCTTTATGGAAGAGCGGATATGTTAAGTGAAATAAGTATCAGGACGGCTGACATTGGTGATAATGAAAGAAAAGAGGCCATTCAAAAGTTGGCAGGAATAAAAAAAGAAGAAAAAGAGAAAGAAGAAGAGATTATTGAAACGAGAGAAGCCAGTTAA
- a CDS encoding methylglyoxal synthase produces MKKKTIALVAHDSRKNDLIQWTLEHKDKLLNYNLCATGTTGRLLEEKLGINIHKYLSGPIGGDFQIGTAIVEGSVDMLIFFWDPLESMAHDPDIKALLRIATLYNIPMACNQTSADYFINSTLMDVEYEPKLSVLNHYNQARKGIN; encoded by the coding sequence ATGAAGAAAAAGACTATCGCCCTTGTGGCCCATGACAGTAGAAAGAATGACCTTATCCAATGGACTCTGGAACACAAAGATAAACTCCTCAACTACAACCTTTGTGCTACAGGGACTACGGGAAGACTTTTAGAGGAAAAACTAGGAATCAATATTCATAAGTACCTAAGTGGTCCAATCGGTGGGGACTTTCAAATAGGTACAGCTATTGTTGAAGGCAGCGTTGATATGTTGATCTTTTTTTGGGATCCACTAGAGTCGATGGCACACGATCCAGACATTAAGGCCTTATTAAGAATAGCAACCCTCTATAATATTCCCATGGCATGTAATCAAACAAGTGCTGACTACTTTATTAATTCAACTTTAATGGACGTAGAATATGAGCCCAAGCTTTCCGTACTTAATCATTACAATCAAGCACGAAAAGGCATTAATTAA
- a CDS encoding DUF6172 family protein: MKKTFNLVDEKRAPERVADKIKFEVKKYIKRERKKELPEDADFWDFDCRIGTSQETAKEVHEKEINKNIDLMVSDKAESFYLEILAKQARRTRRTK; encoded by the coding sequence GTGAAGAAGACGTTTAATTTAGTAGATGAAAAGCGCGCACCAGAGAGAGTCGCGGATAAGATAAAATTTGAAGTTAAGAAGTATATTAAAAGAGAGCGCAAGAAGGAACTTCCTGAAGATGCTGACTTTTGGGACTTTGACTGTCGCATTGGTACTTCGCAAGAGACAGCTAAAGAGGTTCATGAGAAAGAGATCAATAAGAATATCGATCTAATGGTTAGTGATAAAGCTGAATCTTTTTATCTTGAAATTTTGGCAAAACAGGCCCGCCGTACACGTCGTACAAAATAG
- a CDS encoding ArgP/LysG family DNA-binding transcriptional regulator: MIDYHALRALQAVIEYQSFELASKAIGISQSAVTQRIQNFESFLGTKLLIRKAPYRATEKGKSYLNLLRKVTSLENEILEDDDIKKAKPTLKIAMNRDSLDLFFHDVLTDNKVSQVLTLQIIADDQDNTLKYLKSGQVDMCISSEKKPLPNHTSTHLGDMVYSLVCSKKFYKEYFSEGVNKKTLSEAPLVVFDKYDKAQHTYLRENFKVDKLTKMNLMPSVSSFKKAILGGYGYGLLPFIDMEREMKKRKFVQLNPSKNFSVSLYLHQWEYQREHIKIFNEKLIKAAQKL; this comes from the coding sequence ATGATTGATTACCATGCACTTAGGGCCTTACAGGCGGTCATTGAATATCAAAGCTTTGAGCTTGCCTCTAAGGCCATTGGGATTTCACAGTCAGCAGTAACTCAGAGAATACAAAATTTCGAATCCTTTCTAGGGACAAAGTTACTGATTAGAAAGGCTCCCTATCGTGCAACTGAGAAGGGAAAGTCATACTTAAACCTACTTAGAAAAGTAACTAGTCTAGAAAACGAAATATTAGAAGATGATGACATCAAAAAGGCAAAGCCAACATTGAAAATAGCCATGAATCGAGATAGCCTCGATCTATTCTTTCACGATGTCTTAACAGACAATAAGGTCTCACAAGTTCTAACGTTACAAATTATAGCGGATGACCAAGACAATACACTCAAATACTTAAAGAGTGGTCAAGTTGATATGTGTATTAGTTCGGAGAAGAAACCACTTCCTAACCATACATCAACTCATCTTGGAGATATGGTCTACTCCTTAGTTTGTTCAAAGAAGTTTTACAAAGAGTACTTTAGTGAAGGTGTGAACAAGAAAACTCTTTCAGAAGCTCCTCTCGTCGTCTTTGATAAGTACGATAAGGCCCAACACACTTATCTAAGAGAAAACTTTAAAGTCGATAAGCTTACAAAGATGAACCTCATGCCATCTGTTTCAAGCTTTAAAAAAGCGATCCTTGGAGGATACGGCTATGGACTTCTGCCTTTTATCGATATGGAGAGAGAAATGAAAAAGAGAAAATTTGTACAACTAAATCCTTCTAAAAACTTTAGTGTTTCACTTTATTTACACCAATGGGAGTATCAAAGAGAACATATTAAAATCTTTAATGAAAAGCTAATCAAGGCCGCTCAGAAATTATAA
- a CDS encoding LysE/ArgO family amino acid transporter: MEFFTQGFLLQASLILALGAQNLFLIDIGTKKKNHYLAAAICSVCDMALILLAVLGVSGMLVKTVEFKVGIGLLGASFLLYYAVMKLIDSVRGVKEAQENKKFALSRRIVILTTLSFTLLNPHVYIDAFFLIGGYSTRFDLVQDRFLFGLGAGVFSIVWFYFLVTFSSKFSHILTKEKNLRLSSLATAIVLGYLAHKLGSESVTEFIQLMS, translated from the coding sequence ATGGAATTTTTTACTCAAGGTTTTTTATTGCAGGCAAGTCTCATTCTAGCATTAGGTGCACAGAACCTATTTCTTATTGATATTGGGACAAAAAAGAAGAATCATTATTTAGCGGCAGCTATTTGTTCTGTCTGTGATATGGCACTGATCCTTTTGGCCGTTCTTGGTGTCTCGGGAATGTTAGTGAAAACTGTTGAGTTTAAAGTTGGGATAGGGCTTCTAGGTGCTTCGTTCTTACTTTACTACGCAGTAATGAAACTTATTGACTCTGTAAGAGGTGTTAAGGAAGCTCAAGAGAATAAGAAATTTGCTCTTTCTCGTCGTATCGTTATTTTAACGACTTTAAGTTTTACGCTTTTAAACCCACATGTTTATATCGATGCCTTCTTTCTAATTGGTGGCTACTCAACTCGCTTTGATCTTGTTCAGGATCGTTTTCTATTCGGTCTAGGAGCAGGTGTCTTCTCAATTGTATGGTTCTACTTTCTTGTTACATTCTCTTCTAAGTTCTCTCATATCTTAACAAAAGAGAAGAATCTAAGACTTTCATCACTCGCAACAGCTATTGTTCTTGGATATCTTGCACATAAGCTTGGAAGTGAGTCAGTAACTGAGTTTATCCAATTAATGTCTTAG